A genome region from Arachidicoccus soli includes the following:
- a CDS encoding sterol desaturase family protein, translated as MLSIKEQLLLLYSAPFYLIIISIEILLTNVRLKTKNYTLKDTATNILLTLLNAGIDFGFKLVSMMVLGLVFMKSPFEDWKIGFSYWLALLIAEDFAYYWLHRFDHEVRFFWAVHVTHHSSQHFNFTTGFRSSVFEPLYRFVYFIPLAWFGFKPLDIVFMYSATQIWGTLVHTEMIGKLGWLEKIFVTPSHHRVHHASNPKYLDKNMGMFLIIWDKFFGTFQEELPEEEYAPIHYGLTKNLEKPNIIKLLFHEWHQIWKDATASDLTCNQRFNYIFGPPGYSHDGSRKTSDEMRAEEQVFLGEINGAIDATLLEPKMVSTKM; from the coding sequence ATGCTTAGTATAAAAGAACAACTTCTGCTATTGTATTCAGCACCATTTTATTTAATTATTATTTCTATTGAAATATTATTGACCAATGTGCGCTTAAAGACTAAAAATTATACTTTAAAAGATACAGCCACAAATATCCTACTTACACTACTCAATGCTGGTATTGATTTTGGTTTTAAGTTGGTTTCGATGATGGTTCTCGGACTCGTTTTTATGAAAAGCCCTTTTGAAGATTGGAAAATTGGATTTAGTTATTGGCTGGCATTGTTAATAGCAGAAGATTTTGCTTATTATTGGTTACATCGATTTGATCATGAAGTCCGATTTTTTTGGGCGGTACATGTAACGCATCATAGTTCACAACATTTCAACTTTACTACAGGATTTCGTTCGTCTGTTTTTGAACCCCTTTACCGTTTTGTGTATTTTATTCCTTTAGCGTGGTTTGGGTTCAAGCCTTTAGATATTGTGTTTATGTATTCTGCTACGCAAATTTGGGGGACACTTGTTCATACTGAAATGATAGGTAAGTTAGGTTGGTTGGAGAAAATATTTGTCACACCTTCACATCATCGTGTACATCATGCTTCTAATCCTAAATATTTGGATAAAAATATGGGGATGTTTTTAATTATTTGGGATAAATTTTTTGGTACTTTCCAAGAAGAACTTCCAGAGGAAGAATATGCTCCTATTCATTATGGATTAACTAAAAACCTTGAAAAGCCAAACATCATTAAGTTATTGTTTCATGAATGGCATCAGATATGGAAGGATGCTACAGCAAGTGACTTGACATGCAATCAAAGATTCAATTATATATTCGGCCCTCCGGGGTATAGTCATGACGGTAGCCGAAAAACAAGTGATGAAATGAGAGCAGAAGAACAGGTGTTCTTGGGTGAAATAAATGGTGCGATAGATGCGACTTTATTAGAACCAAAAATGGTTTCTACAAAAATGTAA
- a CDS encoding LemA family protein, translating to MKKGLIIVIVIAIILGFVGCNGYNGLVKQDQQVQQVWSNVETQYQRRTDLYSSVIKTIEGSANFEKSTLTSVINARAQATSVKVDINDPATLAKYQAAQGQLQNAFSKLMAVSEAYPDLKTTKAFQDFQTQIEGTENRINIARRDYNTAVNTYNLQVKTFPKNIMAGIFGFHAKSYYQADAGSEKNPDINFDIK from the coding sequence ATGAAAAAAGGACTAATCATTGTCATCGTAATAGCTATAATATTAGGCTTTGTTGGCTGTAATGGCTATAATGGCTTAGTGAAACAAGATCAACAAGTACAACAGGTTTGGAGCAATGTAGAAACACAATATCAACGCCGCACCGATTTATATAGTAGTGTAATTAAAACGATTGAAGGTTCAGCAAATTTCGAAAAATCAACGTTGACCTCTGTAATCAATGCGCGTGCACAGGCTACAAGTGTAAAGGTAGATATCAATGACCCTGCAACTTTGGCCAAATATCAAGCGGCTCAAGGACAGTTACAAAATGCCTTTAGTAAATTGATGGCTGTCTCTGAAGCTTACCCTGATTTAAAAACAACAAAAGCATTCCAAGATTTCCAAACACAAATCGAGGGTACGGAAAACCGCATCAATATTGCACGTCGTGATTATAACACAGCAGTTAATACATACAATTTGCAAGTAAAAACCTTTCCAAAAAATATAATGGCCGGCATTTTCGGTTTTCATGCGAAATCATATTATCAAGCTGATGCAGGAAGCGAAAAAAATCCCGATATAAATTTTGATATTAAATAA
- a CDS encoding TPM domain-containing protein has product MFKFLKKKVPQFFSTEEQEEIVDAIKQAEVATSGELRLYVESKCSYVNALDRAIEIFTKLKMYQTAQRNAVLVYVALKDKQLAVFADEGIYQKAGTQFWNDKVKQMISHFNKANYAMGLKEVILEIGQSLTEAFPYDATTDKNELPDDIVYGK; this is encoded by the coding sequence ATGTTTAAATTTCTCAAAAAAAAAGTACCGCAATTTTTTTCTACTGAAGAGCAGGAAGAAATTGTGGATGCTATAAAACAAGCAGAAGTCGCTACAAGCGGTGAATTGCGATTGTATGTAGAAAGTAAATGTAGTTATGTAAATGCGCTGGACCGCGCTATAGAAATATTTACAAAACTAAAGATGTATCAAACCGCCCAAAGGAATGCCGTATTGGTATATGTAGCACTTAAAGATAAACAACTCGCTGTATTTGCCGATGAAGGCATCTATCAAAAGGCTGGTACCCAATTTTGGAATGATAAAGTCAAGCAAATGATCAGCCATTTTAATAAGGCAAACTATGCAATGGGATTGAAGGAAGTAATTTTAGAAATTGGTCAGTCACTTACTGAAGCATTCCCTTATGACGCAACCACGGACAAAAATGAATTGCCGGACGATATTGTCTATGGCAAATAA
- a CDS encoding TPM domain-containing protein, giving the protein MNLSQPKYKRIYLVFLTLLLFSNNFLRAQTVLPKPNPPRLVVDNAGLLIPEQRAILEQKLDALSDSTSNQIAVVTIPTLQEGDAIYPIEDYANKLFRSWGIGGEKHNNGVLLLIVNSSSSTNPHGQIKIEVGYGLEGAITDVQSKSIIENDLSPNFKQGNYYQGIDQAINSLSAAAVGEYKVPQRQKGDGGSGLGTFIIIVIIIIVIIARSSGGGGGGVASRKGWGGMFWPMFFGGMLGGGGNNGGGFGGGGFGGGGFGGFGGGSSGGGGASGGW; this is encoded by the coding sequence GTGAATTTATCTCAACCTAAATACAAAAGAATATACTTAGTTTTTCTAACGCTTTTATTATTTAGCAATAATTTTTTAAGAGCACAAACTGTCTTACCTAAGCCCAATCCACCGCGTTTAGTTGTAGATAATGCAGGTTTGTTGATTCCTGAACAAAGAGCTATTTTAGAACAAAAATTAGACGCACTTAGTGATAGTACTTCTAACCAAATAGCGGTCGTAACGATTCCGACTTTACAAGAAGGAGATGCCATATATCCAATAGAAGATTATGCCAATAAGCTTTTTCGTAGTTGGGGTATTGGGGGCGAGAAGCATAACAATGGCGTACTGCTTTTAATAGTAAACAGCTCCAGTTCCACAAATCCCCATGGACAAATAAAAATTGAAGTTGGATATGGTTTAGAAGGTGCTATTACCGACGTACAATCGAAAAGCATTATCGAAAACGACCTTAGCCCTAATTTTAAACAAGGGAACTATTATCAAGGTATAGATCAGGCCATCAATTCACTTTCTGCTGCCGCAGTAGGCGAGTACAAGGTTCCGCAGAGACAAAAAGGCGATGGCGGAAGTGGTCTCGGGACATTCATCATTATTGTAATTATCATTATTGTTATCATTGCTCGTTCGAGCGGCGGTGGCGGCGGTGGTGTAGCCAGTCGCAAAGGTTGGGGAGGTATGTTCTGGCCAATGTTTTTCGGAGGGATGCTTGGCGGAGGGGGTAATAATGGCGGAGGCTTTGGTGGCGGAGGCTTTGGCGGTGGAGGTTTTGGCGGCTTTGGTGGCGGAAGCAGCGGTGGCGGCGGCGCAAGTGGCGGCTGGTAA
- a CDS encoding TSUP family transporter encodes MALKEANNLFPVFLKLEQLRLLLIGAGNVGAEKLAVVLKNAPKTKILVVAIEINTEFYKLIEANTNITVVQKAYEISDFDNCDIAIAATGNNVLNEQIRNDAKTKGILLNVADRPALCDFYLGSIAGKGNLKIAISTNGKSPTMAKRLKEIINDSLPDELETSLDNLQKLRNSLNGDFHKKVEKLNALTEVLIAPKEKETIQKPFLLHASFWKKVFLGFSILLAAMLFGYWVFGFLMPVHWVTRSFAYIGNNLDENFFWMFAAGFIAQLVDGAMGMGYGVLSTTFLLSTNLPIPIAGISSSVHMAEMFSIGTAGISHYKYKHVNKKLWVALVIPGIIGAVLGALFIGTLGNSFGNIMRPVIAIYTFYLGFKILKKAFKSIRAQRQRKIVNVRPVAFLGGFLDAFGGGWGPLVTSTLISGGRDPLYTIGSSTFTKFFTSIASTATFIIVFNQMHFQVIAGLVFGGVLAAPLAAKISGKLPLKTMFICVGILVILCSLRVMWYSFI; translated from the coding sequence ATGGCTTTAAAAGAAGCAAATAACCTGTTCCCGGTTTTTTTAAAACTGGAGCAGTTACGTTTGCTTTTAATTGGTGCGGGAAATGTCGGAGCAGAGAAGCTTGCAGTCGTTTTAAAGAATGCGCCTAAGACAAAAATTCTGGTAGTTGCCATAGAAATAAATACTGAATTTTATAAATTAATAGAAGCAAACACAAATATAACGGTTGTTCAAAAAGCGTATGAGATAAGCGATTTTGATAATTGTGATATTGCTATAGCAGCTACCGGCAACAATGTTCTAAATGAGCAAATCCGAAACGATGCCAAAACAAAAGGTATATTATTAAATGTAGCAGATAGACCTGCATTATGTGACTTTTATTTAGGCTCTATCGCCGGAAAAGGCAACCTTAAAATTGCCATTTCCACCAATGGGAAGTCGCCAACAATGGCTAAACGGCTGAAAGAGATTATCAACGATTCTTTACCAGATGAATTAGAAACCTCTTTAGATAATTTGCAAAAACTGCGCAATAGTTTAAACGGCGATTTTCATAAAAAAGTGGAAAAGTTAAATGCACTTACAGAGGTTTTAATTGCCCCAAAGGAAAAAGAAACAATACAGAAACCTTTTTTGTTGCATGCTTCTTTCTGGAAAAAAGTTTTCTTAGGGTTTTCTATTTTATTAGCAGCCATGTTATTCGGTTATTGGGTATTTGGTTTTCTCATGCCTGTACATTGGGTTACAAGGAGTTTTGCTTATATCGGTAACAATCTTGACGAGAATTTTTTCTGGATGTTTGCTGCAGGATTTATCGCCCAACTTGTTGATGGTGCAATGGGTATGGGTTATGGTGTTTTGTCAACAACATTTTTATTATCTACTAATCTACCAATTCCTATTGCGGGCATTAGTAGTAGCGTCCATATGGCTGAGATGTTTTCTATTGGAACTGCGGGTATTAGCCATTACAAATACAAACACGTTAATAAGAAATTGTGGGTAGCATTGGTTATTCCCGGTATTATCGGAGCGGTATTAGGGGCTTTGTTTATAGGCACTTTGGGCAATAGCTTTGGAAATATTATGCGACCTGTTATTGCTATCTATACTTTTTATTTAGGGTTTAAAATTTTAAAGAAAGCTTTCAAAAGTATTCGCGCACAGCGTCAACGAAAAATTGTAAATGTTCGCCCTGTGGCTTTTTTAGGCGGGTTTCTGGATGCCTTTGGCGGCGGTTGGGGCCCTTTAGTTACTAGTACCCTCATCTCTGGTGGACGCGACCCTTTGTATACGATTGGCTCTTCTACTTTTACCAAATTTTTTACTTCAATAGCCAGTACAGCCACTTTTATCATTGTGTTTAATCAAATGCACTTTCAGGTAATTGCCGGATTGGTTTTCGGTGGTGTGCTCGCTGCACCGCTTGCGGCAAAAATTTCTGGTAAACTACCTTTAAAAACGATGTTTATATGTGTAGGTATCTTGGTTATTTTGTGCAGCCTACGAGTGATGTGGTACAGTTTTATTTAG
- a CDS encoding NADPH-dependent assimilatory sulfite reductase hemoprotein subunit has translation MSINESSTEKIKKASRGLRGTLLESLADEHTGDIREDDKALVKFHGMYMQDDRDLREERAAKKLDRLWAFMVRLRLPGGFLTAEQWEMLHGVTKDYTSGTIKITTRQTVQLHGILKRHARPTHQAFNLAGLDSIAACGDVNRNVLASAHPDVSPVHEEVYQTAVHLSTLLKPKTRAYYEIFVGSEKVAEKVEEDPLYQDRYLPRKFKIGIAIPPQNDIDVFANDCALIAIVENGRLIGYNVGAGGGMGATHGNSATYPRLASLFGFVKKEDLDKVVYEIATVQRDFGNREDRKLSRLKYTIDRIGIEVYRTEVEKRSGVKFEPLKAYTFTQRTDDYGWAKNHEGKWYYTAFVENGRVLDENGVQFQTAFLEIAKSRKANFRFTCNQNIIVSDVKEQDRDFIETILQKYNIIQHTAKSSVLRKSAIACVALNTCALALAESQRYLPSLITKIESLVGKYQLENEDISIRMTGCPNGCARPYMAEIGFVGTSLGHYNMHIGADALGTRMNKLYRENLDEADILVELENLLASFANEKNGNEAFGDFVMRKELV, from the coding sequence ATGAGCATAAACGAATCAAGTACAGAGAAGATAAAAAAAGCTAGTAGGGGGTTACGAGGAACACTATTGGAAAGTCTTGCTGATGAGCATACAGGAGACATCAGAGAAGATGATAAAGCTTTGGTGAAATTTCACGGTATGTATATGCAAGACGATCGCGATCTTCGGGAAGAGCGTGCCGCTAAAAAATTGGATAGACTTTGGGCCTTTATGGTACGGTTGCGTTTACCTGGCGGATTTCTTACAGCAGAGCAATGGGAAATGTTGCATGGGGTAACAAAGGATTATACTTCCGGAACCATAAAAATAACAACACGCCAAACAGTACAATTACATGGTATTCTAAAGCGTCATGCAAGGCCAACACATCAAGCATTTAACCTTGCAGGACTCGATTCGATAGCAGCTTGTGGGGATGTAAATAGAAATGTATTGGCTTCTGCACATCCCGACGTATCTCCTGTTCATGAAGAGGTTTATCAGACGGCAGTACATTTGAGCACATTGCTGAAACCTAAAACCAGGGCCTATTATGAGATATTTGTAGGTAGTGAAAAAGTAGCCGAAAAAGTGGAAGAAGATCCCTTGTATCAAGATCGCTACTTGCCGCGTAAATTTAAAATAGGTATTGCTATCCCTCCACAAAATGATATTGATGTCTTTGCAAATGACTGTGCATTGATTGCTATTGTTGAAAACGGCAGATTGATAGGCTACAATGTTGGAGCAGGCGGGGGGATGGGCGCAACTCATGGTAACAGTGCGACTTATCCACGTTTAGCTTCTTTGTTTGGCTTTGTAAAAAAAGAAGATCTGGATAAAGTGGTTTACGAAATTGCTACTGTTCAGCGTGACTTTGGGAATAGAGAAGACCGCAAGCTTTCCAGACTAAAATATACTATTGACAGAATTGGCATCGAAGTTTATAGGACGGAGGTGGAAAAACGTAGTGGTGTGAAATTTGAGCCACTTAAAGCATATACCTTTACACAGCGGACGGATGATTATGGCTGGGCAAAAAACCATGAAGGAAAATGGTATTATACAGCTTTTGTAGAAAATGGCCGGGTATTGGATGAAAATGGCGTACAGTTTCAAACAGCTTTTTTAGAAATTGCTAAATCGCGTAAAGCAAATTTCCGTTTTACTTGTAACCAAAATATAATTGTTAGTGATGTAAAGGAACAGGATAGAGATTTTATCGAGACTATCTTACAGAAATACAATATTATTCAACATACAGCTAAATCTTCTGTATTAAGGAAAAGCGCTATTGCTTGTGTTGCCTTAAATACTTGTGCGCTGGCACTTGCAGAATCGCAAAGATATCTACCATCCTTAATTACAAAAATTGAGAGCTTGGTGGGTAAATATCAATTAGAAAATGAAGATATTTCCATTCGTATGACGGGCTGTCCAAATGGCTGCGCAAGACCATATATGGCTGAAATAGGGTTTGTCGGCACTTCACTGGGGCATTACAATATGCATATTGGTGCGGATGCTTTGGGTACAAGAATGAATAAATTATACAGGGAGAATTTAGATGAAGCAGATATTTTAGTAGAGTTAGAAAATCTTCTTGCTTCTTTTGCCAATGAGAAAAACGGCAATGAAGCTTTCGGGGACTTTGTTATGAGAAAGGAACTGGTGTAA
- a CDS encoding diflavin oxidoreductase, translating into MLVEAKKDIFSQLIKEATRDELLWMNGFLSGVLSAEKGGVDGISDNNLSVKPKVEKLSILYATETGNAKSLAAKFATTSKKLGIKTKLTSVDQYRLSDLSKEEYLFVVISTQGDGEPPLAAAKFFNAIHENDLKLPKLKYGVLALGDSSYPLFCQAGEDVDKQLELRGAKRVAVLQKCDTDYEEIANEWFESNIVSLNAQQSSNSATPQVIAKKTSAKKIYNGRVITNFNLNDKDSHKETHHIEIAAEGIEYTPGDALGVVPENPAQDWKEILHLTNLAPEAKIMWKDEAYKVSDLLKNKLQIIYLHERVVKKYAAIVEQEIPETRMNLTDLLKIYPVKNEEEFLQVVQILEPIAPRLYSISSSPEAHADEVHITVARDKFFVNEKEEFGLCSDYLSKLDVETNLNFYIHPNKVFRMPSEYSDVIMIGPGTGIAPFRSFLFERDAQGASGKNWLFFGDQHFTSDFLYQTEIQSFLDSGVLTKFNGAFSRDQEHKVYVQHKMQQHGAELFEWLEGGAYIYICGAKEPMSFDVEKTLIEIIASQKNIDDSQAVNYLEKLKEDGRLLKDVY; encoded by the coding sequence ATGTTAGTTGAAGCAAAAAAGGATATTTTTAGTCAGTTAATAAAAGAGGCAACGCGGGATGAATTGCTTTGGATGAATGGCTTTCTTTCCGGGGTGTTAAGCGCTGAAAAAGGCGGCGTAGATGGTATTTCCGATAACAATCTTTCTGTTAAGCCAAAGGTTGAGAAATTGTCTATTTTGTATGCCACAGAGACTGGTAATGCGAAATCATTAGCGGCAAAGTTTGCAACTACTTCAAAGAAATTAGGCATTAAAACCAAGCTTACTTCAGTTGATCAATACCGCTTGTCTGATTTATCCAAAGAAGAATATCTATTTGTTGTAATCAGCACACAGGGTGATGGTGAACCTCCTTTGGCTGCGGCAAAATTTTTCAATGCTATTCACGAGAATGATTTAAAATTGCCCAAATTAAAATATGGGGTACTGGCGTTGGGAGACAGCTCATATCCTTTATTCTGTCAGGCAGGTGAAGATGTAGACAAGCAATTGGAATTGCGTGGAGCTAAGCGTGTAGCGGTTTTACAGAAATGTGATACTGATTATGAGGAAATAGCTAATGAATGGTTTGAAAGCAATATTGTATCACTCAATGCACAACAAAGTTCTAATAGCGCTACACCGCAGGTTATAGCAAAGAAAACCAGCGCAAAGAAAATATACAATGGTCGTGTGATTACCAATTTCAATTTAAACGATAAAGATTCACATAAAGAAACACACCATATTGAAATTGCAGCTGAAGGCATAGAATATACGCCTGGTGACGCTTTAGGTGTGGTACCGGAAAACCCTGCACAAGATTGGAAAGAGATCTTACATCTGACCAACCTAGCACCAGAGGCAAAGATTATGTGGAAAGATGAAGCATATAAAGTGAGTGATTTACTGAAGAATAAATTGCAAATTATTTATTTACATGAAAGAGTTGTAAAAAAATATGCTGCAATTGTAGAACAGGAGATCCCGGAAACTAGAATGAACTTGACAGACCTTTTAAAGATTTATCCGGTAAAAAATGAGGAAGAGTTTTTGCAAGTTGTTCAGATTTTGGAACCTATTGCACCACGCCTGTATTCTATATCTTCTTCGCCGGAAGCGCACGCAGATGAGGTACATATAACCGTAGCGCGTGATAAATTTTTCGTAAATGAGAAGGAAGAGTTTGGGTTGTGTTCTGATTATTTATCTAAACTAGATGTGGAGACAAATCTCAATTTCTATATACATCCGAATAAGGTTTTTCGTATGCCGTCTGAATATAGCGATGTGATTATGATTGGACCTGGTACAGGCATTGCGCCATTTCGTTCTTTCTTATTTGAACGGGACGCACAGGGCGCTTCTGGAAAGAATTGGTTATTTTTCGGCGATCAACATTTTACGAGTGATTTTTTATACCAAACAGAAATACAGTCTTTCCTGGATTCAGGTGTCCTTACAAAATTTAATGGGGCTTTCTCGCGAGATCAAGAACACAAAGTATATGTGCAACACAAGATGCAACAACACGGAGCAGAGTTGTTTGAATGGCTTGAAGGTGGTGCTTATATCTATATATGCGGTGCCAAAGAACCGATGAGTTTTGATGTGGAAAAAACGCTTATAGAAATTATTGCTTCTCAAAAAAATATTGATGATTCGCAAGCGGTAAATTATCTGGAGAAATTAAAAGAAGACGGAAGGTTATTAAAAGATGTCTATTAA
- the cobA gene encoding uroporphyrinogen-III C-methyltransferase: MNVMKSIAKGKVIIAGAGPGDPELITLKAVRYLQSADVVLTDRLVSEDILDEHVSPLAQIIFVGKEGCNNGQSISQKEINQMLVQYAFQGKLVVRLKGGDVAFFSNVLDELHTLSENQIEYEIIPGVTAASGASAYAGIPLTARNHARGVRFLTFSNKSNYPESYWKELAYTEDTLVFYMAGENWYELAENFLRNDISKEKKLAIVQQATTPYQKVFVHSFEGLADAKADQNFVSPSLVIIGKVVRLNEAFSWKENSEINENYFRSANRNAVAVLKENKLSA, translated from the coding sequence ATGAATGTTATGAAAAGTATTGCAAAAGGGAAAGTAATTATTGCCGGCGCCGGACCAGGTGATCCAGAATTAATAACACTGAAAGCAGTGCGTTATCTGCAATCTGCTGATGTAGTCTTAACTGATCGGTTGGTAAGTGAAGATATCCTGGACGAACATGTTTCTCCTTTGGCACAAATTATTTTTGTTGGCAAAGAAGGGTGTAATAACGGACAGTCTATTTCTCAAAAAGAGATTAACCAAATGTTGGTTCAATATGCCTTTCAAGGAAAATTAGTCGTGCGTTTGAAAGGCGGTGATGTTGCATTCTTTTCGAATGTTTTGGATGAATTACATACATTGAGTGAGAATCAAATAGAATATGAAATTATTCCCGGTGTCACCGCAGCATCAGGTGCTTCGGCTTACGCAGGTATTCCGCTAACAGCGCGTAATCACGCTCGTGGTGTACGGTTTCTTACCTTTTCAAATAAATCTAATTATCCAGAAAGCTATTGGAAGGAATTAGCCTATACTGAGGATACGCTGGTTTTCTATATGGCAGGAGAAAATTGGTACGAACTAGCAGAGAATTTTTTGAGAAATGATATTTCAAAGGAAAAAAAGCTGGCTATCGTACAACAAGCTACCACGCCTTATCAAAAGGTATTTGTTCATTCTTTTGAAGGACTCGCTGATGCAAAGGCAGATCAAAATTTTGTATCTCCTTCTTTGGTGATTATTGGGAAGGTAGTACGTTTGAATGAGGCATTTTCTTGGAAAGAAAATAGTGAAATTAATGAAAATTATTTCCGTTCTGCAAACCGGAATGCAGTGGCAGTATTAAAAGAAAATAAGTTAAGCGCATAA
- a CDS encoding sulfate adenylyltransferase subunit 1 codes for MDLLRFLTAGSVDDGKSTLIGRLLYDSKNILIDQLDAIERSSKARNDGSVDLALLTDGLRAEREQGITIDVAYKYFSTPKRKFIIADTPGHIQYTRNMVTGASNADLIIILVDARNGVAEQTRRHSLIASLLNIPHVVVAINKMDLVGYSETVYQEIVADYEKVSAALNLSNVQYIPISALDGDNIVDVSEKMHWYRGPALLEFLENVEVEDHINHTHARFPVQYVIRPQTEELHDYRGYAGKIESGVYKKGDKVKIFPSGAEATIKAIEVSNKEVKEAFAPQSAVIHLEEDVDISRGDTIVKIDEALQVSQDVDAIVCWMDEKPLTVGRKYFLQHNSSVVPAVVKEIKYRLNVNKLEKEYDVDAAVLNEVVEVRLKTASALAYDSYNFLRENGGAILIDQTSLVTVGAVLLQ; via the coding sequence ATGGATTTACTAAGATTTCTTACAGCAGGTAGTGTAGATGATGGCAAAAGCACATTGATTGGTCGCTTGTTGTATGACAGCAAAAATATTTTAATTGACCAACTTGATGCTATCGAACGCAGTAGCAAAGCGCGTAATGATGGGAGTGTGGATTTAGCATTACTAACTGATGGGTTGCGTGCTGAAAGAGAACAGGGAATAACGATCGATGTGGCTTATAAATATTTTTCTACGCCTAAAAGAAAATTCATTATTGCTGATACACCGGGTCACATTCAATACACAAGGAATATGGTGACAGGCGCATCAAATGCAGATCTCATCATTATCCTTGTAGATGCGCGTAATGGCGTTGCAGAGCAAACCCGCCGCCATTCTCTAATTGCTTCATTATTGAATATTCCTCATGTAGTCGTTGCCATAAATAAAATGGATTTGGTGGGTTATTCAGAAACTGTTTATCAAGAAATAGTTGCGGATTACGAAAAAGTATCTGCTGCCTTGAATTTAAGCAACGTACAGTATATTCCTATCAGCGCATTAGATGGAGATAATATAGTAGATGTTTCTGAAAAAATGCATTGGTATAGGGGCCCTGCCCTGCTGGAGTTTTTGGAAAATGTGGAAGTTGAAGATCATATAAATCATACGCACGCACGTTTCCCGGTACAATATGTAATTCGCCCACAAACGGAGGAATTACATGACTATCGTGGGTATGCAGGTAAAATAGAAAGCGGTGTTTATAAAAAAGGAGATAAAGTGAAGATATTTCCTTCAGGAGCAGAAGCTACTATTAAAGCGATTGAGGTAAGCAATAAAGAAGTCAAAGAGGCCTTTGCACCTCAAAGCGCCGTAATACATTTAGAAGAAGACGTGGATATTAGTCGTGGTGACACCATCGTAAAAATTGATGAGGCATTACAAGTGTCTCAGGATGTGGATGCTATTGTTTGTTGGATGGATGAGAAGCCCTTGACTGTGGGGCGAAAATATTTCCTGCAACATAATAGTAGTGTGGTGCCCGCTGTTGTGAAAGAGATTAAATACCGGTTAAATGTAAATAAATTAGAAAAAGAATATGATGTAGATGCCGCAGTATTAAATGAGGTGGTAGAGGTTAGATTGAAAACTGCTTCAGCGTTAGCGTATGATTCTTATAATTTTTTGAGAGAAAACGGGGGCGCCATTTTAATAGATCAAACAAGTTTGGTAACTGTGGGAGCGGTGTTATTACAATAA
- the cysD gene encoding sulfate adenylyltransferase subunit CysD translates to MSSYQLDYLEQLESESIHIFREVAGQFERPALLFSGGKDSITLVHLALKAFRPGKFPFPLVHIDTGHNFPEALQFRDALAEKIGEKLIVRKVEDTIKAKHLTEPKGKFASRNQLQTFTLLDTIEEFEFDACIGGARRDEEKARAKERIFSIRDEFGQWNPKLQRPEIWDTYNGKIHKGENVRVFPISNWTELDIWNYIKRENIELPSVYFSHERKVLEYQNQLIAVSPFIQIDEGDSVVTRKVRYRTVGDMTCTAAVASEAYTIDDIIGEIIATKTSERGETRIDDRFSEAAMEDRKKNGYF, encoded by the coding sequence ATGAGCTCATATCAGTTAGATTATTTAGAACAGTTAGAATCCGAATCTATTCACATTTTTCGTGAAGTGGCCGGACAATTTGAAAGACCGGCATTACTTTTCAGTGGTGGTAAAGATTCTATCACCTTAGTGCATTTAGCTTTAAAGGCTTTTCGTCCGGGAAAATTCCCCTTTCCGCTTGTCCATATCGATACAGGACATAATTTTCCTGAAGCGTTGCAGTTTAGAGATGCGTTAGCTGAAAAGATTGGCGAGAAATTAATTGTACGGAAAGTAGAAGATACAATCAAAGCAAAACATTTAACCGAACCCAAAGGCAAATTTGCAAGTAGAAATCAATTGCAGACATTTACTTTATTAGATACAATTGAAGAATTTGAATTTGATGCTTGCATCGGTGGTGCACGACGCGATGAAGAAAAAGCCCGTGCTAAAGAGAGAATTTTTTCAATTCGCGATGAGTTTGGTCAATGGAATCCAAAACTACAACGCCCTGAAATTTGGGACACTTACAATGGGAAAATTCATAAAGGCGAAAATGTTAGGGTTTTCCCTATCAGTAACTGGACAGAATTGGATATTTGGAATTATATCAAAAGAGAAAATATTGAACTGCCTTCAGTTTATTTTTCGCACGAACGAAAAGTACTGGAATATCAAAATCAATTAATTGCTGTATCACCATTTATCCAGATTGATGAAGGGGATTCAGTCGTGACAAGAAAAGTTCGTTACCGTACGGTTGGTGATATGACTTGTACAGCAGCAGTTGCTTCTGAAGCATATACGATTGATGATATCATTGGAGAAATCATTGCAACAAAAACGAGCGAACGCGGCGAGACACGTATAGATGACCGTTTTTCAGAAGCGGCAATGGAAGACAGAAAGAAAAACGGATATTTTTAA